The Planctomycetia bacterium genomic sequence ATCTCGATAAGGTCCATGCCGAGTTGCGCGAAGCGTTTAAGTTCAAACGGCTCGATCTCCAAGTCGACGGCCCCCTCGACGGCTCCGGCACGATCATCACTCCCTTCTTCAGTTACACGTCGGGCGTGAAGCAGAATCCACGCGATCCGGCCGAGGTCATTTGGCGGCGCGAGGTGATCGACATCGTCGATGCCGAGCAGATTCTTACGAAGCCGTTCGCCGCGGTCTTCGCCGAGTTGTTCGACACGGTCGAATTCGCACCTGCCGACGCAGTCGATCTCGAAGCCTTGATCGATCGGATCGAAGCGCTCGACGATCCCCGCGTGGCGATCGATTACGATCGGGAAATCACTTGGTGCAAGCTTGCGATTCGGGGCATCGGCGGCGAAATCAAAGTAACGAAGCGGACGTTCGAGATCGTCAAAGACCGGCCCGAGAGTCCGAAAAAATTGTTGCAATCGTTCTTCGATATCCAGCACATGCTCGTCGACACGCACGACGTGCGGCTTATCGGCTTCGGCAAGCAACCGGCTTAAAACAGCCGAAAACGAGCCTCCAGCGGGGTGTCGCGAGCGGCCTGTCGGGCGTGTAAGATTTTAAGTCTCACCCTGCGAATCGAAGTTAAGCCTCAGTTCGGATAAATTACCATGCACGTTTTGCTGACGGCTTGCCTACTTGTTTCAGCCGCGCTTCCCGAGACCCCTACTAAGCAGACCACGGCCAAGGCGCCCCTTGCCAAGGCACCAGCGAAAGCAGCCCCGACGAAAGCCTTGCCCGGAAAAGCCGCCGCTACGAAAGCTACACCTGGAAAAGCTACGCTAGCCAAGGTCGGGCCGGTGCTCGACTGGCCGACGTTTCGCGGCGCCGACCGGAGCGCCGTCGCCCCCGATCAAGGCCTGCTGCAAACGTGGCCGGCCGATGGTCCGCCGCTCGTGTGGGAAGCGAAGGGGGCAGGGCGTGGTTATTCGAGCCTCGCGATCGCCGGCAACTTGATCGTCACGCTCGGCGACGCTCCTTCGACGGCCGAAGCCGGGGACGAAGATGAATATCTACTCGCCTTCGACCGAACCACCGGTAAGCAACTTTGGAAACTAAAGACCGGCCCGGCTTGGAAAGAAGGCTCGCCGACCTGGCAGAGCTCGCGCGCCACGCCGACGATCGCCGACGAGCTGGCCTACGTTCTCACGGCGCAGGGCACTCTCATTTGTTGCCGAGCGGAAACCGGAAAAGAAGTCTGGCGCAAGGACTTGAAGAGCGAGTTCGGCGGCAAGAAGGGAGACGGTTGGGGCTACAGCGAGTCGGTGCTGGTTGACGGCGAGCAGCTCGTCTGCACGCCCGGCGGCGAGACGTCGACGATGGTCGCGATGAATCGCAAGACCGGCAAAGTTCTTTGGACGACGGTGCGCGAGGGAGACCGCGGAGCAGGGCACGCCTCGATCGTCGTTGCGCAGATCGGCCCGACGAAAGTTTATGTGCAAACCACGGCGTCCGGCGCGCTCGGCGTCCGCGCGAAAGACGGCAAGCTCCTCTGGTCGTACGAAATCGAGAAGACCACGGCCGTGATTCCGACCGCGATCGTGCGCGGCGATCTCGTCTTTTTCGCGGCCGGCTACAAGCGGGGCGGGGCGTTGCTGAAGCAGCTTCCGAAGCCGCGCGGCGAAGTCGAAGTGAAGGAGA encodes the following:
- a CDS encoding PQQ-binding-like beta-propeller repeat protein; its protein translation is MHVLLTACLLVSAALPETPTKQTTAKAPLAKAPAKAAPTKALPGKAAATKATPGKATLAKVGPVLDWPTFRGADRSAVAPDQGLLQTWPADGPPLVWEAKGAGRGYSSLAIAGNLIVTLGDAPSTAEAGDEDEYLLAFDRTTGKQLWKLKTGPAWKEGSPTWQSSRATPTIADELAYVLTAQGTLICCRAETGKEVWRKDLKSEFGGKKGDGWGYSESVLVDGEQLVCTPGGETSTMVAMNRKTGKVLWTTVREGDRGAGHASIVVAQIGPTKVYVQTTASGALGVRAKDGKLLWSYEIEKTTAVIPTAIVRGDLVFFAAGYKRGGALLKQLPKPRGEVEVKEIYPITKELANKHGGIVLVGDYLFGDSDDQGIPFCADLMTGEIKWKSRGSGSGSIAIAAADGCLYLHYSDGVMSLVKADPAEYRELGSFKLPGGGERPGWMHPVIVDGKLYVREQDSIFCYDVKAK